In the Bifidobacterium catenulatum PV20-2 genome, one interval contains:
- a CDS encoding isopeptide-forming domain-containing fimbrial protein encodes MKMRKLFAGIAAAATLLGGMALGAASAQADDTPTTVTTNATFTFTAETAEQLTNANLKAYKIGDYVQYGSGADVAYGVVTNSANKKAVDSALTAAGVHVAENQDKLAAALNTGALDISATRPWNSPDKTRKFANALESESKLVDGKSVTFGTPTGSGKSGYSATVSLPAGIYVFIDSAVATGSVTKAIPMIVASGTVDTAKKVLADPAAGATVNMKNTKNPGKTKEVDKASVAIGDTLTYTLTGIIANPAPTEFKFTDKPGKGLTIKAGTFKFYADDVEISANEVATDFTVPTFDVTGSENASFDVTVNDPSKYAGKTIKVTFSAMINDEASVTDGVVNKLDNYGTDVEAKTGFVGFDFTKVDPDGKGIENVTFQVKDGGTVLYFVKQEDGSYKKAASATTSGATADVKTNGMGKLSFTGLDAAKTYTVTETNRASDVYLDIKPSFTVSFKNGTAVLSRTATSDPWGLVNTTARTVKNVKSITQLPLTGAAGTTLFTVVALLVAGVGVTVAVKSRQRMH; translated from the coding sequence ATGAAGATGAGGAAACTTTTCGCAGGCATCGCCGCAGCGGCGACGTTGCTGGGTGGCATGGCCCTGGGTGCAGCCAGCGCACAGGCCGATGACACTCCTACAACGGTGACGACGAACGCGACGTTCACGTTCACTGCTGAAACCGCTGAACAGTTGACCAACGCCAATCTGAAAGCATACAAGATTGGCGATTATGTCCAGTATGGTTCCGGTGCGGATGTTGCCTACGGTGTGGTGACGAATTCCGCCAATAAGAAGGCCGTTGACTCCGCGTTGACGGCAGCTGGCGTGCATGTTGCTGAGAATCAGGATAAGCTGGCTGCCGCTCTGAATACCGGTGCTCTGGATATTTCCGCAACGCGTCCGTGGAATTCTCCTGATAAAACCCGCAAGTTTGCCAATGCTTTGGAGAGCGAAAGCAAGTTGGTTGATGGCAAGTCGGTTACATTTGGTACTCCGACTGGCTCCGGTAAGAGCGGATACTCTGCTACCGTGAGCCTGCCGGCTGGCATCTATGTGTTCATTGACTCTGCGGTCGCTACTGGCTCCGTGACCAAGGCAATCCCGATGATTGTCGCTTCCGGTACCGTTGACACTGCGAAGAAGGTTCTAGCCGATCCGGCTGCCGGTGCCACCGTGAACATGAAGAACACTAAGAACCCCGGAAAGACCAAGGAGGTCGATAAGGCTTCCGTTGCCATCGGCGACACTCTGACCTACACGCTGACCGGCATCATCGCGAATCCGGCTCCGACTGAGTTCAAGTTCACCGATAAGCCGGGCAAGGGACTGACCATCAAGGCCGGCACCTTCAAGTTCTACGCTGATGATGTCGAGATTTCCGCTAATGAGGTCGCTACTGACTTCACTGTTCCAACCTTCGATGTGACCGGTAGCGAGAATGCGTCCTTCGATGTGACCGTGAATGATCCGTCCAAGTATGCGGGCAAGACCATCAAGGTCACCTTCAGCGCAATGATCAATGATGAGGCTTCCGTCACCGATGGTGTGGTCAACAAGCTTGACAATTACGGCACCGATGTTGAGGCCAAGACTGGGTTTGTCGGATTCGACTTCACCAAGGTCGATCCGGACGGCAAGGGCATCGAGAACGTCACCTTCCAAGTGAAGGATGGTGGCACCGTGCTGTATTTCGTGAAGCAGGAAGATGGTTCTTACAAGAAGGCTGCTTCCGCCACTACCTCGGGCGCAACGGCCGATGTTAAGACTAACGGCATGGGCAAACTGAGCTTCACCGGTCTTGATGCCGCCAAGACCTACACCGTTACGGAAACTAATCGTGCTAGCGACGTCTACCTTGACATCAAGCCGAGCTTTACCGTGTCCTTCAAAAATGGCACAGCTGTTCTGTCTAGGACCGCCACTTCCGATCCGTGGGGCTTGGTCAACACCACTGCCCGGACCGTGAAGAACGTGAAGTCCATCACCCAGCTGCCGCTTACCGGTGCTGCGGGCACG